Part of the Salinigranum rubrum genome is shown below.
GAGCGTGGCGAGCGCGTGTCGGTGCCGGGGCCCGAAAAGTGACGTGACGGCGAGCCCTCCCGGGCGGTGTCTCTCCGCCGAACCCGCTCGGTTGCTTAAATAACCACCTCGCACGTGAGGCAGTATCGGCTCCCGTTTCGACGCCCAACACACGCTCACATGACACCGACACGACTGGCGTTCGGGGTCGGCCTGCTGTCGGCCGCCGGCGTGTACGTGCTGGTTCTGGGAACGCTGTCGGCCGACTACGACTGGTGGCCGCCCGGCGACAGGACGCCCGCGTACTACTGGCACTGGACGCTCGTCGCGCTCTTCGACGTGGCCCTCGTGGCTACCGCCGTCCTCGACTGGGGCGCGTGGGGACTGGCTCGTCCGGTGACGCTCGTGGGCGGAGCAACCCTCACGCTTCTCGGCACCGCCCTGTTCGCGTGGGGCGCACGGACGATGCGTTCGGACGAGACGATGGGCGTGACCGGTGACCTCTACACCGACGGTCCGTACGCCTACACCCGAAACCCACAGTACCTCGGGATGACCGTCGGCG
Proteins encoded:
- a CDS encoding methyltransferase family protein → MTPTRLAFGVGLLSAAGVYVLVLGTLSADYDWWPPGDRTPAYYWHWTLVALFDVALVATAVLDWGAWGLARPVTLVGGATLTLLGTALFAWGARTMRSDETMGVTGDLYTDGPYAYTRNPQYLGMTVGVPGFALLADSSLVMALAAVHVGWVLLLPRAEEPHLRAEFGEAYDRYAARVPRFVGLRTVRRVVSSDA